Sequence from the Helianthus annuus cultivar XRQ/B chromosome 13, HanXRQr2.0-SUNRISE, whole genome shotgun sequence genome:
AAATCAAGAAAGGGAAAATGATAAATGATGAGCTCATCAAATCCATTAAAGACTCAAAGTTCTACATTATAATATTCTCCATGAAGTATGCGTCTTCATCATGGTGTTTGGATGAACTAGTGAAAATTATGGAGTGCCATAAGAACGCAGATCATGTTGTTTACCCGATCTTCTATGATGTAGAACCCTTTGAAGTCCGCAAACTAAGTGGGGTAGTTGGAAAAGCCTTTGCCAAACATGAAAACGAAAATCGTGTAGGCAAATGGAGAGAGGCTCTAAAAGAAGCAGCCAATCTGGTTGGATGGGAATTGAAGAACACTTTTGATGGGTATTTCATATGTCCCCAGTATTGAAGATTAAACATTAAATATAAATTGAGTAATTAAAACAAACTTCTCATGTGAGATTATAAAATCATGCTAACCAAATCGTCTTTAATATACAGGCATGAAGCTAAACTCATCCAAGAAGTTGTTGCTGAGATTTCATTAGAATTATGTAAATCAAACAATGATGAACAATTAATAGGCGAGGAGATTGAGAAAGAGGATGCTCTTTCATCTTTAAAATATGGCTTTGATGATATTTCCAGAAGTATGGTCAAGGGAATGGGAGGTGGTGTGAAGAAAGCTTTAACAAGAGTTGCTTTTGATCAAATATTTTCCCGGTTAAGGATAGTTCAAAAGTCCAACACTGAGTCACATCAGCATGGTGTTATTGAGTTAACACAAAACAACTCCAAAAAGAAAAGAGACCATTGAGTTGAGaaaattaatgttttagagatTAACATGTTTATGACTCAACCCATGTAAATATGAGAAGAATTCTTTGTATATTTGATTTTCCATCGACTTTGTTATTCACATTGTTTCCCTTCAACAATATAGTATAAAAAGGTATTTATATTAGTAAAATGATACCTAAAAAGTACTCCAcccgtcccattaaaagtgtcaaattttgaattttcaaagtctttatttatacactttgaccttaaataattttgtttgtgttagataatacttgatgaaagttatatgatttgagtgtgttttacaagtgtttttatcgggttaattttcatcaagttttatataacacaaaaaaaatataattaaagtcaaagtttataaataaagactttgaaaattcaaaataagacacatttaatgggacggagggagtaacataatatatatttattcccGTGCTTTTAAATATTGTGAAGAAAGATGCTCATATATATCTGTAAGTGTTATCTAGCAATATAAATTTTCAGCAAAGATAGATGCTCATACCTGTAAATGTAATCTAGCAATATAAATTTTCAGCTTTTTTCAAATTGTTTTATTGATCGACTATATATATAACTTAATTGCATTTTTAAACCCGGAAAGAAATTAAGTTTTTCTATGATTTTAAGCTATGAGGAATTTAATACACTACAATCACATATATATAGATTAACCGTTATCATGAAGATTAACCGTTATCATGATATGCTAAAAGTCGAGTACCGAGAATTCATCACCCCTTCTATATGCAAAACCTTGAATGAGCTCATTAATTGGGCGAGGGATAGAGAGATCGAATTGAAAAGACAAGAGGAACGGGGGAAGAAGTGGCAAATCGAAAAAAGAACAACTCAAGGCACCCCTTAAAAGCCCAAGACTCACGACCATAACAAGAAGGAAACTCCTAAgggaggattttcatgatgcaagaCATGTGGGAAACTCCATTCGGGCAAATGTTTAATGGGAAAAAGAGGATGCTACAACAGTGGTCAACAGGGGAATCCATACTACAATTGTCCCAATCCCAAAAGGGTATGTTACAACTGTAATCAATCGGGTCATGTGAAAGGTGAATGAACAAAACTCAAGCAAGGAAAGAAAAAAAGGGAAGGAAAGAAGGAAGAAGACCTCAAAGCTAAAGGAAGAATGTTCCAAATTTCATCGAAAGAGGCAAGGGTTCATCCGAATGTTCTATCAGGTATATTTATCCACTCACAAGAGCTTAAAGCTCTGAATATGCTACGTTTTCTGAGAGGTGATGATACCATCCACATTGTTGCTCGATGTTGTTGGTTATATGCAAATCAGATAATCTACCTCTCGAGCGTAAGTTATGCTCGAATTAGTTGTTAGACGGTTAAATTTATGAAGGGTTCAAATCCGATCTTGAAACATCTAACCATCTTGTTCAGTCTTCTCATGAACCATGGTGCTTTGTTAGCCTAATCATTTCATTCAATTTTGTCATGAATCTTGGTATTTGTTCTTGTCAGAAACTCAAGAATAACAACTGAAGTGAAGCTTTATTGAACTCGAAATCTCAATACAAAAATTATATAGTCATCACAGATTGACTAATACAATAATCGATGTGATGATGTAAAAATCTAATACTCTTACGAAATAACTTGCAAGAGAAAAGAGAAGATTAGAAGATGAATGATCTGTGAGCGTGTAGAGGACAGGGGAGGCAACGATCCATTTAAGGAGACCCAAAACCACCACAAAGGGAAATTATCTTTGACAGCTAAATGATATTGCCTTGAGAAAAGTCTTGACAGCCTGGACACAAGAGTCGAAACCTCTAGAAGGGGATCAGCGACACAAGAGGAAGCCCAGCAACAAGAATATGAAGGCCAGCAATGACAGCCCAAAGAGAGATCCAAATACCCTTGCAAAACCAAAGAAGAAATTAAAAATATAACAAAAGAACGAGTATTAAAACTGAGATATGTTAATGTctttaacaccccccccccctcagtTTTAATACTAAAAGGATTAGAGAGACCTAAAAACTTACACATTTTTTGATGATCAGCTGGTTGAAGACCTTTAGTGAACAGGTCTGCATACTGGTCCGAGGAGGAAACACCAATGGTTTTGACCATTCCAGAAACGATTTTTTCACGAAGAAAAAACAAGTCAATCTCAAAATGTTTAGTTTTGTCATGAAAGACTGGATTTGCTGTTATAGACAGAGCAGCAGTACTATCACACTTTAATTCAACGGGCAAATCAATTTTAACTTGCAATTCTTGTAACACATTCACCAGCCACATTACCTCGCACAAAGCAGCACACATAGATCTGTATTCTGCTTCGGCAGAGGATCTAGATACAACACTTTGTTTTTTGCTTTTCCAGGAAATTAAGGACTTTCCCAGAAATATACAAAACCCTGTAACAGATCTTCTGCTATCAATGCACTTTGCCCAATCTGAGTCCGCAAAAGCGGATAGCGCAAAATTATCACCTTTTTAAACATTAACCCAGCACCAGGTGCCCCTATCAAATATCtcaacagcttgaaagcaatttGAGAGTGAGCCGAAGTTGGCTTATGCATATATTGAGAAAGAAAATGAACAGCATATGCTATGTCAGGTCTGGTATGGGATAGGTAAAGTAGTTTCCCAACTAGCCTTTGATATTCATTAACATTAACAAAATTAGCTTCTTCTTTTTTACACAGATTTGTAACAACGTAGTTTGGTTCAATAGGACATGAAGCGGGCTTACATCCACTCATACCGAACTCATTTAGCAAGTCCATACAATACTTTCTCTGAGATAGACATATCCCTTCCTTAGTTTTAATAACTTCAATTCCCAAGAAAAATTTCAATAAACCCAAATCTTTGATTTTAAACTCAGATTGAAGCAACTTCTCACATTATCTATTTCTTGTTTGTTATTACCAGTTAAaataatatcatccacataaactAACATAACAATGAACACATCATTATTAGATTTGATAAACATAGAGTAGTCACATTTTGACTGATAGAAACCGATTTTCAAAAGCACATTCACGAGTTTTTCGTTCCGCATACGTGgagcttgttttaacccgtataAAGATTTATTTAATTTGCAAACTTTATTATGATCACAGTCATTCAAACCATCAGGTATAGACATGTACACTTCTTCTTTTAGATTTCCATAGAGAAAAGCATTATTAACATCTAGTTGATAAAGAGGCCAATCATTTTGAACAGACAGACAGATTATACATCTAATAGTTACCATTTTCACAACTGGTGAAAATGTTTCATCAAAGTCTATGCCTTCTCTTTGATTAACTCCTTTAGCAACCAACCTAGCTTTATATCTTTCGACTTCTCCATTTGATTTATATTTAACCTTAAAGACCCACTTACAACCTATAGGCTTTCTGCCTTTAGGGAGATCAGCAATAGACCAAGTGTTACTTTCATGAAGAGCACTAAGCTCTTCATTCATTGCATTAACCCAATTACTATCCTTAACAGCTTCTTGATATGAACTAGGTTCAAGAATTTTATTAACATTAGAGGCAAAACACACATTATCAGGAGACAAGTTAGTATAATTAACAACTCTCTCATAACCGAATTTAACCTTGCCTTCGACCACATAGTCACCAAATTTTTTTGGAATAGACACGGACCTAGTTAATTTTCTAGTGGTGGTATGGGTACCCTCAGGAAGGTTTGATTCTTCACTGCTATTGCTAGACTCAACCCTCACAGGATTAGGTTCAGGTTCATCCACTTGTTGATTGCCAGCCATGTCCTTACCAGAGGATGACTGCTGAGTATCAACCTGAGGTGTTGATTCACTTGAACTACTGTGTTGCTGAGTCACAGTAGCTGAAACAGTTTCTACCTTCTCATCATCATTGGGATTTATGTCACTTGAAGATTCATAAAGGTCGAAAAAGTTTGAATTATTTAAACATTTAGTGTTGTCAAGATCAGATTCTGAAAACAACTTAGTTTTATAGGGAAAAACATTTTTATGAAAGCTGACATCCCTTGAGAAGGTAAATTTCTTTTGATCTAGACTCCAAACTTTGTAACCCTTTTTTAAATTTGAATACCCCATAAAGATACATTTTTCAGCTTTTTCATCAAGTTTATCAGGATTATTTAAAACAGTGAAAAAACATAAGCAACCAAAAATCTTCAAGTGACCAAGAGAAGGCTCAAAGCCAAGAAGTAACTCATAAGGAGTTTTACCATTTAACACAGAAGATGATGTCCTGTTAATTAAGTATGAAGCAGTGAGAATACATACATACCAGAATTTTAAAGGCACACCTGACTGAAACAATAGAGCTCTAGCAACATTGAGTAAGTGTCTGTGCTTCCTCTCAACAataccattttgttgaggagtgcaAGCACAAGATGTTTGGTGAATGATCCCATATGACTTAACAAAGGTGGACATTTGAGAGTTAACAAATTCAGTTCCGTTATCACTCCTAAAAACCTTAATATTTACTTCAAATTGAGTTTTCACAAGGTTATAAAAGCTTtgaatgttttcaaaaacttcaacTTTAGATTTCATCAGGTATACCCAAACGGACCTGGAATAATCATCTACAATGGTGAGAAAATATTTAAATCCTTCTATGCTTCGGACCTTATAGGGACCCAACACATCTAAGTGAATTAAGTCACCTACTTTAGAGGTTTTGTGTTCACTTAGAGGAAAAGGGACTCTGTGTTGTTTTGCTTTATGACAAACTTCACAGGGATCAATATTATTTTTATCAGGTTTAAGATTTAAAACATTTAAGGCTTGATCGGCGGGATGACCAAGTCTTGAGTGCCAGAGCTTTATAGTTTCAGCTTTATTAAAACAGGCAATCACAGAATTAAAAGAATTACCACAGAAATAAAGCCCATCAGTTTGTCTACTAGTCACCAGGGTTTTCTTTAAGTACAAATCCTGAATATAACAAGAGATTAAGTTGACACAATATTCGGGGACCACAAATACATCTCTTAAGATAACAAAATTGGATAATTTGTAGCACCCTATTATAGTGACCTTGGCATCAGTACCATTAGGGTGTTTGACTGTTATATTATAATCAGACACGTCAACTTTATTGAACATTTTTTCACTTGACATCATCATGTGCTGATTAGCACCAGAGTCAATAATCCAACTCATATTACATTGGGACCAAGTTTTACTATTAAAACAATAAAATCTCTTGTAACAGTCTAAAGAAGAGAACACATTATGGCATTTACCTCCAACATTTGTCTTAGGCCCATCATCAGTTTTTTTGTCATTAAGCAAGTCTAGAAGTTTAGTGAACTGATCTGAGGTAAGAGAATTCAAAGAGTTGCTAACAGATTTGTCACTAACAGAGTTATTCACAAAATTATTAGATTTAGACCACTGACTATTGGTTTGACTAGATTTAGACCTGCAATTTGGAGGATACCCATGAAGCTCAAAACACTTATCAATAGTGTGACCAACCTTGTTACAATGAGTGCACTTCAAGTTGGGATTAGGACCTTTGTTAAACCTCTTTTTTGTTATCACTGAACTGATTTGTTTTAGCAGCAAAACCGACATTAGGCACTTTAAGACTACTATTTGAAACCCTATGTGACTCTTCCCTCGATATAATTGAAAAAGCAGTTTTAATAGATGGAAGAGGATCCCTGGTTAATAGATTAGTTCTGACAGGTTGGAAAACATCATCTAATCCCATCAAGAATTGCATAAGTTTTATTAACTGACTAAACTCATTGAACTTGGTAGAAGCATTACACGTGCAAGATGGTAACTGAAGCAtagcatcaaattgtttccacaTGGTGTTTATTTTATGATAATATTCAGACACACTGGAACCATTTTGACTAACAGAATTAATTTTCTGATATAACCCAAACACTACAGAACCATCAACCTTATCATATGTCTCCTTAAGATCATTCCAAACTTCTGACGCAAGTTTGGAGTACACTTGACCAACATATAACTCATCAGAAACAGAATTTAGAATCCAAGTTA
This genomic interval carries:
- the LOC110901662 gene encoding toll/interleukin-1 receptor-like protein — its product is MASSSTSFIQKSFTYDVFLSFRGKDTRKNFVDHLYFALQQKNIRTFKDDKIKKGKMINDELIKSIKDSKFYIIIFSMKYASSSWCLDELVKIMECHKNADHVVYPIFYDVEPFEVRKLSGVVGKAFAKHENENRVGKWREALKEAANLVGWELKNTFDGHEAKLIQEVVAEISLELCKSNNDEQLIGEEIEKEDALSSLKYGFDDISRSMVKGMGGGVKKALTRVAFDQIFSRLRIVQKSNTESHQHGVIELTQNNSKKKRDH